One stretch of Desulfovibrio sp. JC022 DNA includes these proteins:
- a CDS encoding TetR/AcrR family transcriptional regulator, which produces MNASSKTIDTPQQPLRMLILDAARKLFAEHGYAQVSMRKLATTIGYSPTTIYHHFKDKKELFLCLTEETYRDFLHRINRIIATTPPPREALKNILYTLVDMGLENPSAYRVGFMMESDLWKDHDSHFQHNPLGKTMYNRINKCVKDCLPANASDEDILVTANSVVAATHGLTSLLITYPTFEWGPLDRLKAQVIDSAVDAIG; this is translated from the coding sequence ATGAATGCCTCATCAAAAACAATAGATACGCCGCAGCAGCCCTTGCGTATGTTGATTCTGGACGCTGCCCGCAAGCTCTTTGCCGAGCATGGGTACGCGCAGGTTTCCATGCGTAAACTGGCTACCACCATCGGCTACTCGCCCACTACTATTTATCATCATTTTAAAGATAAAAAAGAACTCTTCCTCTGCCTTACCGAAGAGACCTACCGGGATTTCCTGCATCGCATAAACCGGATCATCGCTACTACGCCTCCCCCGCGTGAGGCTTTAAAAAATATACTCTATACCCTTGTAGACATGGGCCTTGAAAACCCCAGTGCCTACCGGGTGGGCTTTATGATGGAAAGCGACCTCTGGAAGGATCACGATTCACACTTCCAGCACAATCCCCTTGGCAAGACCATGTACAATCGCATCAATAAATGCGTAAAGGATTGCCTACCTGCAAATGCTTCCGATGAAGACATTCTGGTCACCGCCAACTCAGTGGTTGCCGCCACTCACGGACTGACCTCCCTTTTGATCACCTACCCCACTTTTGAATGGGGTCCGCTGGACAGGTTAAAAGCGCAGGTAATTGACTCCGCTGTTGACGCCATCGGTTGA
- a CDS encoding reverse transcriptase domain-containing protein, with protein sequence MEISQQLKEMFSLEHIEQVYEERVRLKSGRGIDRVSVVDFDKRKSEYFNNIHVKCLNGTYKFSPYLQKLILKGPESFPRKISIPTIRDKIVLSILNSIIQEIFPHCVNRELPNVKVRNLKNAIATCNCDYEFHRVDIKSYYDNIDIEQLFVILNGNIDDELLLLLLHRAVINPTVPQNYSRSEKSKYANKDKGVPQGLPISNVLAEIYLLDFDEYMNGKCKFYDRYVDDIVALALPIVDFEKSCEDKFKIKDLPLNTDKTKFCCEVEEVNYLGYAIEGELVTVKRRTLERHFYSIAMMFSRLRKAIFMDNKRKDKGIGADEIKNAFVEDLNVKLTGAKFQNKRYGWLQYYSEVNDLEIPYVIDNFVAQQFYRCEHFTKLPNSLKKVSRAYYELKYNWRDTNYIHDYELADIKEKRRWLTERGLRLAKFSTDDIDRFYSYHVGKFLGHIEADLGVDYKF encoded by the coding sequence ATGGAAATATCACAACAGCTTAAAGAAATGTTTAGCTTGGAGCATATTGAACAAGTTTATGAGGAGCGTGTTCGATTAAAGTCAGGTCGAGGAATTGATAGGGTTTCTGTTGTTGATTTTGATAAGCGTAAAAGTGAGTACTTTAATAATATTCATGTAAAATGCCTAAATGGTACATATAAATTTTCTCCTTATCTTCAAAAACTAATTCTTAAAGGGCCTGAAAGCTTTCCTCGAAAAATTTCAATTCCTACTATTCGAGATAAAATAGTACTTTCTATTTTGAATTCTATTATTCAAGAGATATTTCCACACTGTGTCAATCGAGAACTACCGAATGTTAAAGTTAGAAATTTAAAAAATGCTATAGCTACTTGCAATTGTGATTACGAGTTTCATCGTGTCGATATCAAATCATATTATGACAATATAGATATTGAGCAGTTGTTTGTCATTCTTAATGGCAATATTGATGATGAATTACTTTTGTTGCTGTTGCACAGAGCTGTAATCAATCCAACTGTTCCACAAAATTATTCTCGGAGCGAGAAATCTAAATATGCGAATAAAGACAAAGGTGTTCCTCAAGGTTTGCCAATATCAAATGTCCTCGCAGAAATATATCTATTAGATTTTGATGAGTATATGAATGGTAAATGTAAATTTTATGATCGGTATGTTGATGATATTGTTGCCTTAGCATTACCAATCGTTGATTTTGAAAAATCATGTGAAGATAAATTTAAAATTAAAGATTTGCCCTTGAATACAGACAAAACAAAATTTTGTTGTGAAGTAGAAGAGGTGAACTATCTTGGCTATGCAATTGAAGGTGAGCTTGTTACTGTCAAAAGAAGAACATTAGAGCGACATTTTTACTCAATTGCAATGATGTTTTCCCGTTTACGGAAAGCTATCTTCATGGACAATAAGCGGAAGGATAAGGGAATAGGGGCAGATGAAATTAAAAACGCTTTTGTTGAAGATCTAAATGTAAAACTTACTGGAGCAAAATTTCAGAATAAAAGATATGGTTGGTTACAGTATTATTCTGAGGTAAATGATTTGGAAATACCATATGTAATAGATAATTTTGTTGCTCAACAGTTTTATCGTTGCGAACATTTTACAAAGTTACCAAATTCATTAAAAAAAGTATCTAGAGCCTATTACGAATTGAAGTACAATTGGAGAGATACCAACTATATTCATGATTATGAATTAGCAGACATTAAGGAAAAGCGTCGTTGGCTGACTGAACGTGGATTGCGTTTGGCTAAGTTCTCAACAGACGATATTGACCGTTTTTATTCATATCATGTAGGAAAGTTTTTAGGTCATATTGAAGCTGACTTAGGTGTTGATTATAAATTTTGA
- a CDS encoding trimeric intracellular cation channel family protein, whose amino-acid sequence MVYYFGMLGIVAFSVTGVIAAGKRNMDIFSIVLLGVVTALGGGTLRDMILDSHPVFWIADLTYLWVAIIAAIVTFFCVRHVSRILKLFVYIDTFGMALFTITAMQKALSLGNNYTVSVLMGLVTGISGGMLRDVLTGRMPLLLGREFYATPALLGAILYALLDQFFPAFNSSWLCGVATIIILRTLAIHYDLYYPHWLTYNGDDSQENN is encoded by the coding sequence ATGGTGTATTATTTTGGAATGTTGGGAATTGTTGCTTTTTCCGTAACAGGAGTAATTGCAGCAGGAAAACGGAATATGGATATATTCAGTATCGTCTTGCTCGGCGTAGTTACAGCACTCGGCGGCGGAACTTTAAGGGACATGATTCTCGATTCCCATCCGGTATTCTGGATAGCGGACCTGACCTATCTATGGGTGGCAATAATCGCTGCGATAGTTACATTCTTTTGTGTCCGCCACGTTTCCCGCATCCTGAAATTATTCGTCTATATTGATACATTCGGAATGGCCCTATTTACTATCACCGCCATGCAAAAAGCCCTGAGCCTAGGTAACAACTACACGGTTTCAGTACTGATGGGACTTGTCACCGGAATTTCAGGCGGCATGCTGCGTGACGTTCTCACCGGAAGAATGCCTTTGCTCCTTGGAAGAGAATTCTATGCAACCCCTGCTCTTTTAGGTGCAATTCTGTATGCCCTACTCGACCAATTTTTCCCAGCTTTCAACAGTTCATGGCTATGCGGCGTCGCAACGATAATTATCTTACGTACACTCGCAATTCATTATGATTTATATTACCCGCACTGGCTGACTTATAATGGTGATGACAGTCAGGAGAACAATTGA
- a CDS encoding GntR family transcriptional regulator, giving the protein MDGIKKLTYSEQVAEYIKQSILEGELSPGDQVKEVLLAEKLGISRAPIREALQILAREGLIKSEPQKGKHVSALTAKQIMDSYFTGGVLEAAAVTQALPLYTEEDVSNLEQIVEQMREVAESGKDHASLTKLDTTFHNILFSRIDNELLIELCRRSCQGISKFLLYKYWINLYTSKQVYERHLEILEALKSGRPTRLEKTIRKHYTDSGKRMSKYGVDVHKG; this is encoded by the coding sequence ATGGACGGCATCAAAAAACTAACCTATAGCGAACAAGTTGCTGAATATATTAAGCAATCCATCCTTGAAGGGGAGCTTTCCCCCGGCGATCAGGTCAAAGAAGTGCTGTTGGCTGAAAAGCTGGGCATCAGCCGTGCCCCCATCCGCGAAGCATTGCAGATTCTGGCTAGAGAAGGCCTCATCAAGTCCGAGCCGCAAAAAGGCAAGCACGTTTCCGCACTCACCGCCAAGCAGATCATGGACAGCTATTTCACAGGCGGAGTACTGGAAGCCGCAGCCGTAACACAGGCCCTGCCTCTCTACACAGAAGAAGATGTTTCCAATCTCGAACAGATAGTGGAACAAATGCGCGAAGTAGCAGAGTCCGGTAAGGATCACGCATCCCTGACCAAGCTGGATACCACATTTCACAACATCCTTTTCTCACGCATTGATAACGAACTGCTCATCGAACTCTGCCGCAGATCCTGTCAGGGCATCTCAAAGTTCCTGCTCTACAAATACTGGATCAACCTCTACACCTCCAAGCAGGTCTACGAACGTCATCTCGAGATTCTGGAAGCCCTCAAATCCGGGCGTCCCACCAGACTGGAAAAGACCATCCGCAAACACTACACCGATTCCGGCAAGCGCATGTCCAAGTATGGTGTGGATGTCCATAAGGGGTAG
- a CDS encoding SLATT domain-containing protein yields MKDKLDSLSDNVWKTMKSRFTAAERTKRKHKALVFTISFLSIAQVIVAIGSLCGVDFPCIASSKVEFLTITVSIIILVIANQDSLGVLLNQSASYHRCANRLHEILGRINVELESETVSKEAYLGFTKEYSEVLEFYDLNHDMNDFLKMASERSKVLEMSRFKKFRVCCKYYLSIYGMAFLYCAIPFILSYFVSIHSAG; encoded by the coding sequence GTGAAAGATAAATTGGACTCTCTGTCAGATAATGTTTGGAAAACAATGAAATCAAGGTTCACTGCTGCTGAGAGAACAAAGAGAAAGCATAAAGCTTTAGTCTTTACGATCTCTTTTTTGTCAATTGCACAAGTCATTGTTGCGATAGGGTCTTTATGTGGAGTTGACTTTCCTTGTATTGCAAGTTCAAAAGTTGAGTTTTTGACTATTACGGTGTCAATTATCATTTTAGTTATCGCGAACCAAGATTCGCTAGGAGTGTTACTCAACCAATCTGCAAGCTACCACCGTTGTGCAAATAGGCTTCATGAAATTTTGGGTCGTATTAACGTAGAGTTAGAAAGTGAAACTGTTAGTAAAGAAGCTTATTTAGGTTTTACAAAAGAATATTCTGAAGTATTAGAGTTCTATGATTTGAATCATGATATGAATGATTTTTTAAAAATGGCATCAGAACGCTCTAAAGTCCTTGAGATGTCACGTTTTAAGAAATTTAGAGTTTGTTGTAAATATTATTTGAGTATATATGGGATGGCTTTTTTGTACTGTGCAATTCCATTCATTTTGAGTTATTTTGTATCAATTCATAGTGCTGGTTAA
- a CDS encoding Nif11-like leader peptide family natural product precursor: MSVENARAFIEKVKSDGAFSAQINNAESKEARVRIAKEAGLEFTEQEYQDVTSQFPTWTMDDWLAARRAYDAFETSWLAGEFNPWRSDLE, encoded by the coding sequence ATGTCAGTCGAAAACGCCAGAGCATTTATTGAAAAGGTCAAGTCGGACGGCGCGTTCAGCGCACAAATCAACAATGCAGAATCCAAAGAGGCGCGTGTACGGATAGCCAAGGAGGCTGGATTGGAATTTACCGAGCAGGAATATCAGGATGTCACCTCGCAATTTCCAACTTGGACCATGGATGACTGGCTGGCGGCCCGGCGGGCTTATGACGCGTTCGAGACAAGTTGGCTCGCTGGTGAATTTAATCCCTGGCGTAGCGATCTAGAGTAA